The Harpia harpyja isolate bHarHar1 chromosome 13, bHarHar1 primary haplotype, whole genome shotgun sequence genome contains a region encoding:
- the KCTD9 gene encoding BTB/POZ domain-containing protein KCTD9 isoform X1, translating to MRRVTLFVNGSPRNGKVVAVYGTLSDLLSVASNKLGIKATSVYNGKGGLIDDIALIRDDDVLFVCEGEPFIDPQADGRPHEELTGSHTDWLTLNVGGRYFTTTRSTLVNKEPDSMLAHMFKDKDAWGNKQDHRGAFLIDRSPEYFEPILNYLRHGQLIVNDGINLLGVLEEARFFGIDSLIEHLEIAIKHSQPAEDHSPISRKEFVRFLLATPTKSELRCQGLNFSGADLSRLDLRYINFKMANLSRCNLAHANLCCANLERADLSGSVLDCANLQGVKMLCSNAEGASLKGCNFEDPSGLKANLEGANLKGVDMEGSQMTGINLRVATLKNAKLKNCNLRGATLAGTDLENCDLSGCDLQEANLRGSNVKGAIFEEMLTPLHMSQSVR from the exons atgAGGCGGGTCACGCTGTTCGTTAACGGCAGCCCCCGGAACGGGAAG GTTGTGGCTGTATATGGGACTTTATCAGATTTGCTGTCTGTGGCTAGTAATAAGCTTGGAATAAAAGCAACCAGTGTTTACAATGGAAAAGGTGGACTCATTGATGATATCGCTTTGATTAG GGATGATgatgttttgtttgtctgtgaAGGGGAACCATTCATTG ATCCTCAGGCTGATGGGAGACCTCATGAAGAACTAACAGGGTCACACACCGATTGGTTAACACTCAATGTTGGAGGCCGATACTTCACCACTACACG GAGCACTTTGGTTAATAAAGAACCTGACAGTATGTTGGCCCACATGTTTAAAGATAAAG ATGCTTGGGGAAATAAGCAAGATCATAGAGGAGCATTCCTAATTGACCGCAGTCCAGAGTATTTTGAGCCAATTTTGAACTATTTGCGTCACGGACAGCTCATTGTAAATGATGGCATTAATTTGCTAG GTGTTTTGGAAGAAGCCAGGTTTTTTGGTATCGATTCACTAATTGAACATCTAGAAATAGCTATTAAG CATTCACAGCCAGCTGAGGATCATTCTCCTATCTCTCGGAAGGAGTTTGTCCGATTCCTACTGGCAACCCCAACCAAGTCTGAGCTGCGATGTCAG ggTCTCAATTTCAGTGGAGCAGATCTTTCACGCCTAGATCTTCGATACATAAACTTCAAGATGGCTAACCTAAGCCGTTGCAACCTAGCACATGCCAACCTGTGCTGTGCAAATCTTGAAAGAGCTGACCTCTCTGGATCAGTGCTTGAT TGTGCAAACCTTCAAGGGGTAAAGATGCTGTGTTCCAACGCAGAAGGAGCATCTCTAAAAGGGTGCAATTTTGAAGATCCATCAGGCCTTAAAGCTAATCTGGAAG gTGCTAACCTGAAAGGTGTTGACATGGAAGGCAGTCAAATGACAGGAATTAATCTAAGGGTTGCAACGCTGAAGAACGCAAAACTAAAAAACTGTAATCTTAGAGGAGCAACTTTGGCAGGAACTGATTTGGAA AATTGTGATCTGTCAGGTTGTGATCTACAAGAAGCTAATTTGAGGGGATCTAATGTAAAAGGAGCTATCTTTGAAGAGATGCTGACACCTTTGCACATGTCTCAGAGCGTCAGATAG
- the KCTD9 gene encoding BTB/POZ domain-containing protein KCTD9 isoform X2 produces the protein MRRVTLFVNGSPRNGKVVAVYGTLSDLLSVASNKLGIKATSVYNGKGGLIDDIALIRDDDVLFVCEGEPFIDPQADGRPHEELTGSHTDWLTLNVGGRYFTTTRSTLVNKEPDSMLAHMFKDKGVLEEARFFGIDSLIEHLEIAIKHSQPAEDHSPISRKEFVRFLLATPTKSELRCQGLNFSGADLSRLDLRYINFKMANLSRCNLAHANLCCANLERADLSGSVLDCANLQGVKMLCSNAEGASLKGCNFEDPSGLKANLEGANLKGVDMEGSQMTGINLRVATLKNAKLKNCNLRGATLAGTDLENCDLSGCDLQEANLRGSNVKGAIFEEMLTPLHMSQSVR, from the exons atgAGGCGGGTCACGCTGTTCGTTAACGGCAGCCCCCGGAACGGGAAG GTTGTGGCTGTATATGGGACTTTATCAGATTTGCTGTCTGTGGCTAGTAATAAGCTTGGAATAAAAGCAACCAGTGTTTACAATGGAAAAGGTGGACTCATTGATGATATCGCTTTGATTAG GGATGATgatgttttgtttgtctgtgaAGGGGAACCATTCATTG ATCCTCAGGCTGATGGGAGACCTCATGAAGAACTAACAGGGTCACACACCGATTGGTTAACACTCAATGTTGGAGGCCGATACTTCACCACTACACG GAGCACTTTGGTTAATAAAGAACCTGACAGTATGTTGGCCCACATGTTTAAAGATAAAG GTGTTTTGGAAGAAGCCAGGTTTTTTGGTATCGATTCACTAATTGAACATCTAGAAATAGCTATTAAG CATTCACAGCCAGCTGAGGATCATTCTCCTATCTCTCGGAAGGAGTTTGTCCGATTCCTACTGGCAACCCCAACCAAGTCTGAGCTGCGATGTCAG ggTCTCAATTTCAGTGGAGCAGATCTTTCACGCCTAGATCTTCGATACATAAACTTCAAGATGGCTAACCTAAGCCGTTGCAACCTAGCACATGCCAACCTGTGCTGTGCAAATCTTGAAAGAGCTGACCTCTCTGGATCAGTGCTTGAT TGTGCAAACCTTCAAGGGGTAAAGATGCTGTGTTCCAACGCAGAAGGAGCATCTCTAAAAGGGTGCAATTTTGAAGATCCATCAGGCCTTAAAGCTAATCTGGAAG gTGCTAACCTGAAAGGTGTTGACATGGAAGGCAGTCAAATGACAGGAATTAATCTAAGGGTTGCAACGCTGAAGAACGCAAAACTAAAAAACTGTAATCTTAGAGGAGCAACTTTGGCAGGAACTGATTTGGAA AATTGTGATCTGTCAGGTTGTGATCTACAAGAAGCTAATTTGAGGGGATCTAATGTAAAAGGAGCTATCTTTGAAGAGATGCTGACACCTTTGCACATGTCTCAGAGCGTCAGATAG
- the GNRH1 gene encoding progonadoliberin-1 — MEKSRKIFVSVLLFVMSVEICLAQHWSYGLQPGGKRNAENLVESFQEVANEMEKLGEVQKTECPGSYQHSRFSDLKEAMESLIEGERRN, encoded by the exons ATGGAGAAGTCCAGGAAGATCTTTGTCAGTGTCCTCCTGTTTGTCATGTCTGTGGAAATCTGCTTGGCTCAACACTGGTCTTATGGCCTGCaaccaggaggaaaaaggaatgccGAAAACCTGGTAGAATCATTTCAAGAG GttgcaaatgaaatggaaaaattaggGGAAGTGCAGAAGACTGAATGCCCAGGCTCGTATCAGCATTCCAGGTTCAGTGATCTGAAGGAAGCCATG GAAAGTCTGAtcgaaggagaaaggagaaactaG